A part of Cottoperca gobio chromosome 4, fCotGob3.1, whole genome shotgun sequence genomic DNA contains:
- the LOC115007433 gene encoding low-density lipoprotein receptor-like has protein sequence MSHLGFVFLLLAPLAWCLIWGAAARSLPACHEQLEFRCSDGSCIQRTRVCDAHKDCEDGSDEHRCGYLWCKKDEFACRSRRCISPHFRCNGVDDCGDASDEAFCQNCSTPGSFSCGPSDTCLPRNKLCDGRTDCKDGRDESLELCGLSQPHLQTSPSCTASEFQCGDGQCIRQTWRCDHSPDCTDRSDEDNCEQNECLVNNGGCSHHCVDQSKGFLCDCPDNMRLVADSQCEEIDACLESDVCDQLCVHMNGSLACDCHKDYLMNTTTRECKAKGDEAQLVFTSSKGIRWISITGTEYREPALHLPGSGPVAALASNQTLYWARQGQDSVYRVSMDGKPQDSVLVLKVQGSVSGLAVDWIQQLLYWTSMESGSVNVALMDGSVQRPLITGLDKPSAVVVDPLQGLLFWAQCGSVPKIERASSDGRDRKTLVTSLIRNPVALSLDMPRQLLYWVDQGMRSISRVNLEGRHRKTVVESNGYLDRPFGLTVFEGFVYWSEEVTRSICRANKHNGGNFKVLLSSVASPGGVVIIHPVLQPNGPSVCGHTGMVCQHQCIVDLLSESPHFSCTPPEKGQKKSQEIPDISRTVPASLSDPTVAGIISLIMFFSVLLVGMALWWWREEFRPSRSLTEQSFSLKESQDPLIIQGPYMGPNACLVKETLLKLDLDGE, from the exons ATGAGCCACCTTGGATTTGTATTTCTTCTGCTCGCGCCTCTAGCCTGGTGTCTTATTTGGG GTGCTGCAGCTCGCTCTCTGCCCGCCTGCCACGAGCAGCTGGAGTTCAGGTGTAGCGATGGCTCGTGCATCCAGAGAACGAGGGTGTGTGACGCACACAAAGACTGTGAGGACGGATCAGATGAACACCGCTGTG GTTACCTGTGGTGTAAAAAAGACGAATTTGCATGCCGCAGCAGACGGTGCATATCTCCACATTTCCGTTGCAATGGCGTGGACGACTGTGGCGACGCCAGCGACGAGGCTTTCTGCCAGAACTGCAGCACCCCTGGCTCCTTCTCCTGCGGGCCGTCTGACACCTGCCTGCCCAGAAACAAGCTGTGTGACGGGCGAACCGACTGCAAAGACGGGCGGGACGAGTCTCTGGAGTTGTGTGGTTTGTCTCAGCCACATCTGCAGACTTCTCCCTCGTGTACGGCGTCTGAGTTCCAGTGTGGAGACGGGCAGTGCATCCGCCAGACCTGGAGGTGTGACCACTCGCCAGACTGCACTGATCGCAGCGACGAGGACAACTGTG aacaGAACGAATGTCTGGTCAATAATGGAGGCTGCTCTCATCACTGTGTGGACCAGTCGAAGGGTTTCCTCTGCGACTGCCCCGACAACATGAGGCTGGTCGCGGACAGCCAGTGTGAGG AGATCGACGCGTGCCTGGAGAGCGATGTGTGCGATCAgctgtgtgttcacatgaacGGCAGCCTCGCCTGCGACTGCCACAAGGACTACCTGATGAATACTACGACGAGAGAGTGCAAGGCCAAAG GAGATGAGGCTCAACTGGTTTTCACATCTTCTAAAGGAATACGATGGATAAGCATCACTGGCACTGAGTACAGGGAGCCGGCACTACATTTACCAGGATCAGGGCCAGTGGCAGCTTTGGCCTCTAACCAAACACTCTACTGGGCCCGGCAAGGACAAGACTCTGTATACAG GGTCTCCATGGATGGAAAGCCGCAGGATTCGGTGTTGGTGTTGAAAGTTCAAGGTTCAGTGTCGGGCCTCGCTGTGGACTGGATCCAGCAGCTCCTCTATTGGACCAGTATGGAGAGCGGTTCTGTTAACGTTGCCCTGATGGACGGCTCTGTTCAGCGACCGCTTATCACAGGACTGGACAAACCTTCAGCAGTTGTTGTGGATCCTCTCCAAGG GCTGCTCTTCTGGGCTCAGTGTGGCAGCGTCCCAAAGATTGAGAGAGCTAGCTCGGACGGCCGAGACAGGAAGACTCTGGTCACTTCCTTAATACGCAACCCTGTCGCTCTTTCTCTTG ATATGCCTCGTCAGCTGCTGTACTGGGTTGACCAGGGAATGAGAAGCATCTCCAGAGTAAATCTAGAGGGCCGTCACCGTAAAACAGTGGTAGAGTCTAACGGTTATCTGGACCGGCCCTTCGGACTGACTGTGTTTGag GGTTTTGTATATTGGAGTGAAGAAGTGACGCGCTCCATCTGCCGGGCCAACAAGCACAATGGCGGCAACTTCAAAGTACTGCTGTCCAGCGTCGCCTCACCGGGTGGCGTGGTCATCATTCATCCTGTTCTCCAGCCAAACG GGCCATCTGTATGCGGACATACCGGGATGGTGTGCCAGCACCAGTGCATTGTGGACCTGCTGTCTGAGAGTCCACATTTCAGCTGCACTCCTCCagaaaaaggacaaaagaaaTCTCAAGAAATTCCTGACATTTCTCGCACAGTTCCTGCATCATTATCTGACCCTACAGTCGCTGGAATCATCTCTCTTATTA tGTTTTTTAGTGTGCTGCTGGTGGGAATGGCTCTGTGGTGGTGGAGAGAGGAGTTCAGGCCGTCCAGGTCTCTCACTGAGCAGAGCTTCTCCCTCAAAGAGTCCCAGGACCCGCTCATCATTCAGGGGCCTTACATGGGTCCAAATGCATGTCTCGTCAAG GAAACTCTGCTTAAGCTGGACTTGGACGGTGAATGA
- the ndufa7 gene encoding NADH dehydrogenase [ubiquinone] 1 alpha subcomplex subunit 7, which yields MASATKLIQRLRNFLSGHDLQSKLQLRYGEIAKRTQPPPKLPVGPSHKYASNYYFSRDGRRESVPATVIMSSKKALTAGSEVAEAPKLPVTPGTVYKEPSLSTDQPYL from the exons ATGGCGTCTGCTACCAAACTCATACAGAGGCTCCGAAATTTTTTATCCGGg cacGACCTGCAAAGCAAACTGCAGCTGAGATATGGGGAGATTGCAAAGAG GACACAGCCACCACCCAAACTGCCAGTCGGCCCGAGCCACAAGTATGCTAGCAACTACTACTTCAGCAGAGATGGACGCAGAGAGTCGGTACCCGCCACGGTCATCATGTCTTCTAAGAAGGCTCTTACCGCTGGCAG TGAAGTTGCTGAAGCCCCAAAGCTTCCAGTGACCCCGGGTACTGTGTATAAGGAGCCATCACTCTCCACAGACCAGCCGTACCTCTGA
- the LOC115007188 gene encoding protein NYNRIN-like isoform X1, with protein sequence MPNVVVKRFTTLNPASLMPLPDDGDEHDCVAELLIVCTPRPDLKDIPLTNPDLVLYVDGSASRIWVRMVSAINTHWYTRGLTVVAQKHCEACLICITQNSGKPVKVQGTGAHPLPGGPFEHIMLDFIELSPSEGKKHCLVVVDMWSKWVEAFPVKAQTAGAVAKILLREIIPRWGLPKKVSSDNGSHFANEAIAQIGEYLGMDIRKHCSYHPQSGGAVERENGTIKNKLAKCCADTKMSWTQALPIVLMYMRMRKRTRSQLGPFEILFGAPPQIGLTAPGMPLPSTTLCEDAMLSYCINLSSNLADIRRQVVAALPTPADGPLHNLQPGDTVLIKDFRRKSWKTSRWQGPYLILLVTQTAIKVVERATWVHASHCKAVTTHQEENKETDDDK encoded by the coding sequence ATGCCAAATGTTGTAGTCAAACGTTTTACTACTCTCAATCCTGCATCTCTTATGCCCCTACCTGATGACGGTGATGAACACGACTGTGTTGCCGAATTGCTCATTGTGTGCACACCACGACCTGACCTTAAAGACATACCTTTGACTAATCCTGATCTTGTTCTGTATGTTGATGGGTCCGCATCTCGCATCTGGGTCCGCATGGTAAGTGCTATTAATACACACTGGTACACAAGGGGTTTAACGGTTGTGGctcaaaaacattgtgaagcatGTTTAATTTGCATAACCCAAAATTCTGGTAAACCTGTAAAGGTTCAAGGGACAGGTGCACACCCACTCCCCGGTGGGCCATTTGAGCATATCATGCTTGATTTTATAGAACTCTCTCCATcagaaggaaagaaacactGCCTAGTTGTAGTAGATATGTGGTCAAAATGGGTTGAAGCATTTcctgtaaaagcacaaacagcagGGGCAGTAGCAAAAATACTACTAAGAGAGATTATCCCAAGATGGGGTCTGCCAAAGAAAGTATCAAGCGATAACGGCTCACACTTTGCAAACGAAGCAATAGCCCAAATCGGTGAATACCTTGGCATGGACATTAGGAAACATTGCTCATATCACCCTCAAAGTGGAGGTGCtgttgaaagagaaaatggcacaatcaaaaataaactagCTAAATGTTGCGCTGACACAAAGATGTCCTGGACACAAGCTCTGCCAatagtgttgatgtacatgagaaTGAGGAAAAGAACCAGAAGTCAGCTGGGCCCATTTGAGATATTGTTTGGTGCTCCTCCTCAGATTGGATTGACGGCGCCAGGGATGCCACTTCCCTCCACGACTCTGTGTGAGGATGCTATGTTGAGCTATTGTATTAACCTCTCATCCAATTTAGCAGATATCCGCCGCCAGGTTGTAGCAGCCCTACCAACACCTGCAGACGGACCCCTGCACAACCTTCAGCCCGGAGACACGGTGCTGATCAAGGATTTCCGcagaaagagctggaaaaccagtcgttggcagggtccatacctcatcctcctcgtcacCCAGACGGCAATAAAGGTTGTAGAAAGAGCTACTTGGGTCCACGCAAGCCACTGCAAAGCCGTAACAACTCATCAGgaggagaacaaagaaacagatgacgacaagtag